The following coding sequences are from one Brassica napus cultivar Da-Ae unplaced genomic scaffold, Da-Ae ScsIHWf_1459;HRSCAF=2050, whole genome shotgun sequence window:
- the LOC106356698 gene encoding NAC domain-containing protein 40-like, translating to MAHPRDLKFSPIDQNLVGYYLRNRVDTGKDGFITDIKLYEDEPWLLPHVKNDQFKENMWFYFVLRTRNLGSRPKRTVPGRGSSNGGTWTTSGVKKAITDRNNPKVVIGYKTELAYHKKVKGKLKGDTTGWCMTEYWLASENDAQFQEVVLCHLRDNNKMVVDQPPESKNGDNDIATEQPQQGNSDDNNNRLLDFTHQQRPLIPPFEGQGLRLQTIMGYSDKATQEQQHPPIYPPPQRQDSGSINNALVIMEDECVSQDEIFNLADLEAGITHPQQQHRQMMVDPYDDISFSRLAMPNNLIYHHEDSWHQDTSPWNNTNPRGLIFNSHGYEIQDQTVTKGHNQDSYY from the coding sequence ATGGCTCATCCAAGGGACTTAAAGTTCTCTCCGATTGACCAGAATTTGGTGGGGTATTATCTACGCAACAGAGTGGATACAGGAAAAGATGGTTTCATCACAGATATCAAACTTTATGAAGACGAGCCGTGGCTTCTTCCGCACGTCAAGAATGATCAATTCAAAGAGAACATGTGGTTTTACTTTGTTCTAAGGACACGTAATTTGGGGAGCAGGCCCAAACGCACGGTTCCCGGTAGAGGAAGCAGTAACGGcggaacttggacgacaagtgGCGTAAAGAAGGCGATCACTGACCGTAACAACCCCAAGGTTGTGATCGGATACAAAACAGAACTCGCGTACCACAAGAAAGTCAAGGGAAAGCTTAAAGGAGACACCACTGGTTGGTGTATGACGGAGTATTGGCTTGCAAGTGAGAACGATGCTCAGTTCCAAGAAGTAGTCTTGTGTCATCTCCGTGACAATAACAAGATGGTCGTTGACCAGCCACCAGAGAGCAAAAACGGAGACAATGACATCGCCACAGAGCAGCCTCAACAAGGGAACAGCGATGACAACAACAATAGACTCCTTGACTTCACTCATCAACAGCGGCCACTGATTCCTCCTTTTGAAGGACAGGGATTGAGACTTCAAACCATTATGGGATATTCTGATAAGGCCACTCAAGAACAACAACATCCACCGATTTATCCTCCTCCTCAACGTCAAGATTCCGGAAGCATAAACAACGCACTTGTAATCATGGAAGATGAGTGTGTTAGCCAAGATGAAATATTCAATCTAGCTGACCTGGAAGCCGGCATCACTCATCCACAACAACAACATCGTCAGATGATGGTGGATCCTTATGATGATATATCTTTCTCAAGATTGGCAATGCCGAACAACCTGATTTACCATCATGAAGACTCATGGCATCAAGATACCTCTCCATGGAACAACACCAATCCTCGTGGACTCATATTCAATTCTCATGGATATGAGATCCAAGATCAAACTGTCACCAAGGGACACAATCAAGATTCATATTATTAG